The following nucleotide sequence is from Parus major isolate Abel chromosome 4, Parus_major1.1, whole genome shotgun sequence.
TGGCCACATTGCATTCAATGAACCCGGATCAAGTTTGTCTTCAAGGACAAGATTAAAGACTTTAGCGATGGACACCATTTTGGCAAATGCTAAATACTTTGATGGAGACTTATCTAAAGTACCAACTATGGCGCTAACAGTTGGTGTGGGTACAGTGATGGATGCTAGAGAAGTAAGAACTCATTTAGTTCTAGTTGCATGTCTGTTTTTAAGATTAGTTGGTATTGATACTGGGATTGGAAGTAAAGAGATCTTTGTTTTGCAGGTGATGATTCTTATAACGGGTGCGCACAAGGCTTTTGCATTGTACAAAGCAATTGAAGAAGGAGTCAATCATATGTGGACagtttctgctttccagcaaCACCCTCGCACTATCTTTGTGTGTGATGAAGATGCTACTTTAGAACTAAGAGTTAAAACTGTGAAGTACTTTAAAGGTGAGCACTGAATCAGAGGTCACATGTGTTTACTCATAACCAACAGCTTTATTATATTGATTTAAATCTGAGCCTTCCAACACTTGGCAGTCGCTATGTATAAAGTTATATagtcaaaatattaaatattaacttATTTCTTGTGTTTGGAAAATTGTCAGGAGGCATAACTCGTGCTACCTACATTCCAGACAAATCTAATTGGGAAGAGTATTTCCTTTGCTTCCGGTTTGAAACAATAGTTTAGTTATCTTTAACTTCAAACAGCAGCAATCTGGTGTTCCAGAATACAGGTCTTAAGTATATTGGAaattttagcttaaaaaaatcttaatacATTTATTAATCCTGATACatttccatgctgcttttgcTATGTGCTGTAATGTGATGTCTGGTAAACTGTGATACAGACTTTGAAGCCACCTGAGGACATTTTTCATATGCAATTAGCATAACAGTCTATACTGCCTTTTAAAACATTGCACCCttttaatgtgtgtgtttttcatATTTGTAGTAGGTATAATGGGCCAAACTTAAAGTAAATCAGGATATATGATAGTAATTGAGACTTCTTGGACTGAATTCTGTTTCACTCAGACAGTAGAAGCTGAGAAAAGTAGTTTTCTCCTGACTATTAGCACAGCACATGCAATTGCGTGACTCAGCTGTCTTTCTTACTAGCACAGGTACCTGTAGTAGTTGAGGTATCAAGactaatttattaaattaattatttcttagaGCATTGTATCAGCAGTGCTCATATATGTATTAGATTGCAATTTGgacatttctgtgatttttatccTGGTACCTCTTGTGGTCAGCTTgttaattttggatttttcagTATGCTGTTCTCTGCTGTGTATTTGTGGGCTAGGAGGGAAGGTCAGTCTCTTCCTGTATCATACTGCTAGATAGTACTTACTGTTGTTTTCAAAGATAAACTTCTTTAACTGCTTGGATAAGTTTTAAATGTTATCCTGTATTTTATATAAGCAGGGGCTTTGCTTTGGAAATACAAATCTAATGTAGAATCACTAGGTATAAATGACACTGaacattgctttaaaaaacatcaaGGGCTACAATTTATGAATGTGTGCTGTTGTGTCACTGTATCTAATTACCCTGTAATACACAGCAATagaactttttaaaagatgGTACTTTAAACTTACTTAATTTTACCTACTCTCCAATCAGtaagattttttccctttataagATGGAGGAGAAATCAGTATGGGTCAAATTTGGAATTATTTCTGAATCTGATCTTCAGGTTAGACTTATTAGGCAAGCTAGGTAGTTCTTAATACTGCTGTTTATGGTAGTGATTTATGGAGACTTTTCACCACTTAAAACTTTCAATAtgaaactgcaatttttttgttttataatcaAGTGCCACACTGGCTGATAAACAGATTAACCTCTTCAATTTTTTCTAACTTTCTGAAAACCTATAACAGGCTAAAATTATCAAGTGTTCTTATGGTCTtgctttaaaagggaaaatagcTTTCTTGAAGAATGAATTTTGAATTTACTAATTTGCCTGCAGATAAATTagttcaggatatttttttccatacttATGCTGTATGTATCCTCTTAAAACTGTGCAGAAATTTGTTTATTCAAAGCATACTTGAATATACAGTGGgactttcctttgaaataattgttttggCATCTACCAATTCTGGTGCattcctgtaaaaaaaatattttgtttctcactATTTTTCCTGTAACACTTTCACTAACAGGatttaaatattcttcattAAGTAAGACAGAAGCAATACTTTGTAACCATTTTTCATGCATCTAGGAAGTGagtaattatttccttttaatttcccctttttAGATGAGGAAAATATTGGTAGAAAGTTAAATGTTTTAAAGCTCACAGCATGTTTCTAGTTTGCATAGTGTATGCAGCTGTTACTCTTTCTGGACAAATGACTTTTATGTCAAATGTGTACTTAAGTTTTTGTAAACggttaaactgaaaaaaatattagactTGATCtaacatctgtattttatattaaataatcaCATAGTGATTAGTAATAGATGCTGCATAAGATGCCTTTTTTATGGTCACCTACAGTAATGACCTTAAGACTGTATAGTTAACTCAAATTTCATGTTGCTGCAGTGACATTAAGGTTGCCACCAGCTGCATCATTTAGCAAAGGTATTTGAATATTCTTTGCCACAGACACTAAAATACACAGTACTGTGAGATTTCTTTCATGGTTTTTAAGAGAACTACTTTTAGtgttacatattttaattttagaagctAAATCTTTAGTTCAGTACTAAAATGGACTTTTACTTTGCAGATTGTGAGCACTGATCATTACTGTTATTAGTCCTCAAGGTGAAATGAGGTTAAAAACCTGCCAGTGATCCAATGTCATACATACCTAGATGTAGGTAACATTTTTACTAAGTTAGAGCAAAGTTAAGAAGGAAgcatcttttttattaattgcacttcagtattttttagaattaaagTAGTTGAAGAGGAAACCCCCTAATCATAGCTATGGAGGACTTgaaatgaccaaaaaaaaagcccgttaaaacagaaaacagttgAACTGCTGAAAATAAGTCTGCACTAAGAGTCTGgataatttaatttgatttttcctgtCTAGGACCACAAGTACATGACTATTACAAAGACAGTATTACCATAATGCTAGAACATTGCAAAAGAACTCAAGATATAAAAGCTTCACTATGTGTACATCTGATTTTTATGGCAAATTGTGCTGTGAGTGAATTATGTTGCTGTTAGacagtttttaaaacacagaaaaaagatgTATTCAGTTCATTTGGAAGTATTCCAGATGTGCTTTTTGGGTCTGTTATCAGAGAATTGTCTGGTCCCTGCTCAGCTGACACTGAATATGTCATTAGTATGCAAGTGATACAGGAATATATCTGCTGTCTCTGATTCTGAACTACTTTAAATAGCCATTGTTGTTCTCTTCAATTAACTATTTATAATGTATACTTTGAAGcaaattccaaataaaaatgtggaTAGAAGGACATGTTAACAAGTATAACTAATGTAAAGCTGGCGTTGTTGCTTTCCCCCCAAGGTTTAATGCATGTGCACAATAAGCTTGTGGACCCACTGTACAgtatgaaagaaaactgaaagaagacTGAAGAGGAACTCCATGTGGGTCAGCAGCCACAGTTTTAGGTAGCAGATGAGTTCACTGCTATGCAATATGctgaaaactgtttaaaatgGCAAATCCTAGgtactgtatttttaaaaaggtccAATATCTGTACATTCACATTCCATCTGTTTGCTGTGTTGTGCATTTTGCTTGAACATTTGGAGCTCTGCTGTTGGCTGGTTCATCACTAAACGAAACACAACAAACTTGGGAGAGACTGCATGTTACGTAGAtaggggaaaagcagagcacttGCTCTAGCACAGCTATGTATT
It contains:
- the GNPDA2 gene encoding glucosamine-6-phosphate isomerase 2 isoform X4: MRLVILEDYDQASEWAAKYICNRIIQFKPSQGRYFTLGLPTGLPRNHPESYHSYMWNNFFKHIDIDPNNAHILDGNAPDLQAECDAFEKKIEEAGGIDLFVGGIGPDGHIAFNEPGSSLSSRTRLKTLAMDTILANAKYFDGDLSKVPTMALTVGVGTVMDAREVMILITGAHKAFALYKAIEEGVNHMWTVSAFQQHPRTIFVCDEDATLELRVKTVKYFKGFKYSSLSKTEAILCNHFSCI
- the GNPDA2 gene encoding glucosamine-6-phosphate isomerase 2 isoform X5; the protein is MRLVILEDYDQASEWAAKYICNRIIQFKPSQGRYFTLGLPTGLPRNHPESYHSYMWNNFFKHIDIDPNNAHILDGNAPDLQAECDAFEKKIEEAGGIDLFVGGIGPDGHIAFNEPGSSLSSRTRLKTLAMDTILANAKYFDGDLSKVPTMALTVGVGTVMDAREVMILITGAHKAFALYKAIEEGVNHMWTVSAFQQHPRTIFVCDEDATLELRVKTVKYFKGLMHVHNKLVDPLYSMKEN
- the GNPDA2 gene encoding glucosamine-6-phosphate isomerase 2 isoform X1 translates to MRLVILEDYDQASEWAAKYICNRIIQFKPSQGRYFTLGLPTGSTPLGCYKKLIEYHKNGDLSFKYVKTFNMDEYVGLPRNHPESYHSYMWNNFFKHIDIDPNNAHILDGNAPDLQAECDAFEKKIEEAGGIDLFVGGIGPDGHIAFNEPGSSLSSRTRLKTLAMDTILANAKYFDGDLSKVPTMALTVGVGTVMDAREVRTHLVLVACLFLRLVGIDTGIGSKEIFVLQVMILITGAHKAFALYKAIEEGVNHMWTVSAFQQHPRTIFVCDEDATLELRVKTVKYFKGLMHVHNKLVDPLYSMKEN